AACGTGCCCGTGCTGGCGGCCGTGTCTGCTTCATCTGATTTGAGTTCGCGCGGATCAGATCTGGTGTGGGGGGTCCCAGGCTCCGCGCTGTCAGGTGCTTCGGCGATCGCCGGGCTTCGGTCGGGTTGGAGCACCAAGCTCCTGCTGACCGCCACAGACGGTGACGCGCGGGCCTCGATAAGCGTCCTTCCCGCGGCCCTGTCCGGGGCCAAGCTGGTTCCGGTCGGTGATCCGGGTGGCGAGATCGTGGTTCCATCCGGCCGGACTGTGGAAGTTGATGTGAAGGCGCCGAAGACCTCCGTCTACTCGGTTGTGGTCCGGCGGCTCGACGGGCGCGGCCTCCATGTCGCTCACGTGCAGGCGGACCGCGACGGAATGATGACAGGCTACGCGGCGGTGGATGTTTCACCGTGGGTCAAACTGCCGCCTGTAGGTCCGGAATACGGGCGCGGTTGAGCAGCGGCGACACGGGCCCAATTACCTGGGCGACGGGGGCAAGAGAGTAGTTTTCGCATGTGAGCCGTGCCCGTCGCTGTAGCAAGCCGTCGTGCAATCGATCCGCGATCGCGACACTCACGTACGTCTACGCCGACTACACCGCTGTACTCGGGCCACTGGCCACGTACGCCGAACCGCATTGCTATGACCTGTGTCAGGTACACAGCGAGCGGCTGACCGCACCCAGGGGGTGGGAAGTCGTAAGGCTCCAACCCGATCCAGACGCGTTGAAACCCAGTAGTGATGACCTGGAGGCTCTGGCGAACGCGGTGCGGGAAGCCGGGCGTCCGCGTCCCTCGGAACCGCTGGCCGCCGACGAGCCCACCCCCCCAGGGACGATGGAAGTCAACCGGCGGGGTCACTTGAGGGTTCTTCGCAGCGTCGACGGCTGACGCACAATCGAGCCCGCTAGGCTGCGAGCGTGCGAGATCTAGATGCTGTGATCAAGGCTTATGACGTCCGTGGCACCGTGCCCGATCAACTGGACGCCGAGCTGGTCCGAGATGTCGGGGCGGCGTTCGTGCATGCGGTCGGGGCCCGCAACGCGGATGGCGGGCCGGGAGCCGTAGTCGTAGGCAATGACATGCGAGAGAGCGGCCCGGAACTGGTGGCCGCCTTCAGCGATGGAGTATGCGGCCAGGGGTGCGACGTCGTGAGGATCGGACTTTGCTCCACCGACGGGTTGTACTTCGCCTCGGGAAGGCTCGGACTGCCGGGCGCCATGTTCACCGCCAGCCACAATCCGGCCCAGTACAACGGAATCAAGATGTGTCGGCCGGGGGCGGCTCCCGTCGGTCA
The Candidatus Nanopelagicales bacterium DNA segment above includes these coding regions:
- a CDS encoding DUF3499 domain-containing protein — protein: MSRARRCSKPSCNRSAIATLTYVYADYTAVLGPLATYAEPHCYDLCQVHSERLTAPRGWEVVRLQPDPDALKPSSDDLEALANAVREAGRPRPSEPLAADEPTPPGTMEVNRRGHLRVLRSVDG